DNA sequence from the Halorubrum sp. BOL3-1 genome:
TTCACGGCCCTGACTATGCCCAAGAGCGACTTGGCCCACACCTTGCTGAGAACGTCGCGAGCGTCGACCAGGTTACTCGAAGCCGACGAATGACCCCAATTGCAGTTGGGACTGAGACAAATGTTGATATGGCGGCAATCTCACCAGAGGAGATAGACAACACCGGCTATACCGAGCTTGAAGATCAGATCGACCATCTCTACGACCTGTTGAGCAAACTCAATGAAGAGGTTGCCTCTGCTCGTAACGAGGCAGGACTCTCCGAAGCGGAGATTCGAGAAGTAGTTCAAGACGAAATGGAGACTAAGGAATAGGGTTCTTCAACCACCTCTAGGGGCTCAAAGACCGTGTTATAACAAGCGATGGTTGATCTCGAGGGCATCGACAAGGTTGTTAGCAAGCACACAATGGAGCGGACGCAGGCGTTTGGTCTAACGATCAAAGTGAGTACTCAGAGGCCCTCCGGTACGGATAGTTTATCCGTCTGATGTGAGAATTGAAAATATGGGCGACTCGGATTCTCCAGCCGTCTCGGTATCTCTCTCTGGTCCCACAGATATTCCAGCCGTCCTGAATCGGGCTGGCATCGATTACGTTAGTGTCCATGATCACCGACTCCTTGCTATCTATCAGACGGCCATTTTCAATGTGACAACCGGCCCTCCGGAGATATCGAATGCACACACACTCGAGATCGAATGTTGGGAGACACCAATTCCATCTCACGCCGATGAACGGTCGAAACAAGAGCTTATTCGAGACTTTACCGGCGTATTTGATTCTGTTGAGGACAACTGAGAGTTTCACTTCAGTGGCTCAATCCGATTAGCGCAATAATCACGACCACGAGGACCTACTTATTCGGTAGTTGCTTCTCCCACTATATCGATCTTCTCGTCTGTCACCCGTACAGCTCGTAGACGATTTCGTCGATCAGGTCGTTTGTCTTCGGTATCTTCTCGTCGACCTTCTGGGCACGCTCGACTTTTTTGAGGTAGTTCTCCAAATCGTCGGCCACGTCGTCGACGTCTGGCAACTCGATCGACTTCAGCCTGTCGACGAGCGAGTTCGTCTTTCTCGACGTCTCACGGAAGTTCGCAAAGCCAACCTCAGTACCTCACAAAGCATCCTCGGCTAGCTGTTTCTGCGGCCTGAGTTCTGTGTCGAAGCGGTTGTACTGAGGCTCTTGACGAGAGAATTACGGTGGATCGACAGAGAGCTGTCGCTGTCGGCGGCGATCAGCCGCCGACGCGACAGCGTCGCCACTCACTCTGCTGGCTTGCTCGGTCGGTGGTTAGCGGTAGAATCGGTCGTCAGGTGGCCGATTCGCGGGGACGGCCCGACGCACCGCGAGGGCCGTCCACGCAGCTCGTCGAACC
Encoded proteins:
- a CDS encoding restriction endonuclease; translation: MPDVDDVADDLENYLKKVERAQKVDEKIPKTNDLIDEIVYELYG